Proteins encoded within one genomic window of Triticum aestivum cultivar Chinese Spring chromosome 2D, IWGSC CS RefSeq v2.1, whole genome shotgun sequence:
- the LOC123050253 gene encoding indole-3-acetic acid-induced protein ARG7-like, whose amino-acid sequence MAKCSKIHNIVLLRQTLRRWRSRAAARAAADDRAVSVPAGHVAVCVGSSSRRFVVRAAHLNHPVFRELLRQAEEEYGFPSGACGPIALPCDEDRFRDVLRRVSSEERRGVLAVSSRDVATRPLLQRVAAEELVW is encoded by the coding sequence ATGGCGAAATGCAGCAAGATCCACAACATCGTCTTGCTCAGGCAGACCCTGCGGCGGTGGCGCTCCCGTGCCGCGGCGCGCGCCGCTGCGGATGACCGCGCGGTGTCGGTGCCGGCGGGGCACGTGGCGGTGTGCGTGGGCAGCTCGTCTCGGCGTTTCGTGGTGCGCGCGGCGCACCTGAACCACCCCGTGTTCCGGGAGCTGCTCCGGCAGGCGGAGGAAGAGTACGGGTTCCCGTCCGGCGCGTGCGGCCCCATCGCGCTCCCCTGCGACGAGGACCGCTTCCGGGACGTCCTCCGCCGCGTCTCCTCCGAGGAGCGCCGCGGCGTGCTGGCCGTCAGCAGCCGCGACGTCGCGACGCGGCCGTTGCTGCAGAGGGTGGCGGCGGAGGAGCTCGTGTGGTGA